In one Mauremys mutica isolate MM-2020 ecotype Southern chromosome 3, ASM2049712v1, whole genome shotgun sequence genomic region, the following are encoded:
- the SDC1 gene encoding syndecan-1 — protein MMRNVSAVWLLALFLQAACSQTTNVNLPPEDQDSSGDDEDAFSGSGAGPLTDHPVVALNIPLEHANSSTMSTGATVHQPAVHGTENPAEKDTVSSPTSDVVPDEAVLSDKDETHKLGSTAEKPTTNEAVLTTRSPTTDSPTVRVTTAQASSTVHVIEPSIHSSSSSGVSKETFDPNFTTISEEDVHSPTTTILPRGIDPIDDKETPFLEESSGDQGDFIFSEERTILSESELADSSRDAEAAGTSQGLMDRKEVLGGVIAGGLVGLLFAVFLVGFMLYRMKKKDEGSYSLDEPKQSNGGYQKPQKQEEFYA, from the exons ATGATGAGAAACGTCTCAGCGGTGTGGTTGTTAGCGCTCTTCTTGCAGGCAGCGTGCTCG CAAACTACAAACGTAAACCTTCCTCCTGAAGACCAGGACTCATCTGGCGATGATGAGGATGCTTTCTCTGGCTCTGGCGCTG GTCCCTTGACCGACCATCCTGTGGTTGCCTTGAATATCCCCTTAGAACATGCAAATTCATCAACAATGTCTACTGGGGCAACTGTTCACCAACCTGCAGTTCATGGCACTGAAAACCCAGCTGAAAAGGATACGGTATCATCCCCCACCAGTGATGTGGTGCCAGATGAGGCTGTCCTTTCAGATAAGGATGAAACTCACAAACTGGGCTCAACTGCAGAGAAACCTACAACAAATGAGGCAGTCCTAACAACAAGAAGTCCAACTACTGACAGTCCTACTGTCAGGGTAACCACTGCACAAGCCTCAAGCACAGTCCATGTAATTGAACCTAGTATACATAGCTCTAGTTCATCTGGTGTCTCCAAAGAAACATTTGATCCCAACTTCACCACTATTAGTGAGGAAGATGTTCACTCCCCAACTACAACAATTCTACCCAGGGGTATAGACCCTATAGATGACAAGGAAACTCCATTTCTTGAAGAAAGCTCTGGGGATCAG GGAGACTTTATCTTTAGTGAAGAACGAACAATCCTATCGGAATCTGAACTGGCTGACTCTTCAAGAGATGCTGAAGCTGCCGGAACTTCCCAGGGGTTAATGGACAGGAAAGAAGTTCTAGGAG GTGTCATTGCTGGAGGACTAGTAGGCCTGCTCTTTGCCGTGTTCCTAGTTGGATTTATGCTGTACAGAATGAAGAAAAAAGATGAAGGCAGCTATTCATTGGATGAACCAAAACAATCAAATGGAGGATACCAAAAACCACAGAAACAAGAAGAATTCTATGCATAA